A window of the Lolium perenne isolate Kyuss_39 chromosome 7, Kyuss_2.0, whole genome shotgun sequence genome harbors these coding sequences:
- the LOC127313687 gene encoding GDSL esterase/lipase APG, with amino-acid sequence MKVRCILLLAVFLVARPTADCTKGSVPAIMFFGDSLVDVGNNDYIHTIVKANLPPYGRDFEGNVATGRFCNGMLLSDMIGEKLGFSSSPPAYLSPQAAGTNLLNGANFASAGSGYYDPTSLMYGLIPLSQQLKNFKEYISKLVAVAGSSQAQSIISDSLYILSSGSNDFAFNYYINPLLYKTLTTDHFADLLVGISIRTVTQLYGMGARRIGVFSVPPFGCFPLAITVFGFGSSKCVPGLNDDALRLNKKLNAAIDLLSKQLHDLKIEFLDIYTPVYILSTSPGSQGFTETRRACCGTGTVESTILLCNPKSTGTCPNATTYVYWDVLHPSEAANKVIVDSFAQSINQLVI; translated from the exons ATGAAGGTGAGGTGCATCTTGCTCTTGGCCGTTTTCCTTGTAGCTCGGCCAACGGCAGATTGCACCAAAGGGTCGGTGCCGGCGATCATGTTTTTCGGCGACTCGTTGGTCGATGTCGGTAACAACGACTATATACACACAATCGTCAAGGCCAACCTCCCTCCCTACGGCAGGGACTTCGAGGGCAATGTCGCAACGGGGAGGTTTTGCAACGGCATGCTACTTAGCGACATGATTG GTGAAAAGCTGGGGTTTAGTAGCTCTCCTCCAGCATATCTTAGCCCGCAAGCGGCGGGAACGAACCTTTTGAATGGAGCGAACTTCGCATCAGCTGGATCCGGTTACTACGATCCTACGTCACTTATGTAT GGTCTCATTCCGTTGAGCCAGCAGTTGAAGAACTTCAAAGAGTACATATCAAAGCTGGTTGCGGTTGCTGGGAGCAGCCAGGCTCAGTCCATCATCTCCGATTCACTCTACATCTTGAGCTCTGGATCAAATGACTTCGCCTTCAACTACTACATCAACCCATTGCTCTACAAGACGCTCACGACCGACCATTTCGCTGACCTCTTAGTTGGCATTTCCATCAGAACTGTGACG CAACTTTACGGTATGGGAGCCCGGCGCATCGGTGTTTTCTCGGTCCCACCGTTTGGCTGTTTTCCGTTGGCGATCACGGTCTTTGGCTTCGGGAGCAGCAAGTGCGTGCCGGGGCTCAACGACGATGCCCTAAGGTTGAACAAGAAGTTGAACGCCGCCATAGACTTACTATCGAAGCAACTCCATGATCTCAAGATTGAGTTTCTCGACATCTACACACCGGTATACATCCTTAGTACCTCCCCTGGTTCACAAG GGTTCACGGAGACAAGACGGGCctgctgtgggacggggacggtggAGTCCACAATTCTTCTTTGCAACCCCAAATCTACCGGCACCTGTCCGAACGCGACGACATACGTCTACTGGGACGTTCTCCACCCGTCTGAGGCGGCGAACAAAGTGATCGTGGATTCATTCGCTCAAAGCATAAACCAGCTGGTCATATAA